The following DNA comes from Allobranchiibius huperziae.
CTGATCGTCTTCATCGAGTGCGGGGTGCTCTTCCCGTTCCTGCCCGGCGACTCGCTGCTCTTCTCGATCGGACTCTTCACCGCGACGTCCAGCACCAGCGGCTTCCACATACCGCTGTGGCAGACGATGCCGCTGCTGATGATCGCGGCGTTCGCGGGCAACGTGGCGGGGTACGAGATCGGCCGGGTCGCAGGTGCGCGGCTCTACGAGCGCGACGGCCGGGTGGTCAAGCGCAGCCACTTCGACAAGACCAGCGCGTTCTTCGACCACCACGGCAACAAGGCCCTGGTCATCGGTCGTTTCGTGCCGGTGGTGCGCACCTTCATCACCCTGGTCGCCGGTGCGTCACGGATGGACCGTCGGCGGTTCTTCACCTGGAGCGCCGTGGGTGCGGTGCTGTGGGTCGCGATCGTCACGCTCGCCGGGCTCGCGCTCGGTAAGACCTTCCCGGGCCTGGGCAAGAACATCGACGTCGTGATCCTGGCCGTCGTCCTCGTCTCGCTGCTGCCGGCGCTCTTCGAGTGGTGGCGTCACCGCAAGGCCACGAAGGAGCTCATCGACGAGTCCGCCGACGCCGTCGAGAAGGTCGCCCACCGCGACTGACGGACCCGCTCGACAGCACGACGACCCAGGTCAGGACGTAGCGAGGATGCAGTCGCCGCAGACCGCGCGGGGTCGCACGTCACCCCCGACGCGGTAGATCAGGCAGCAGCTGCGGCGCCGGAAACGCGAGGTTCCGACCAGACCCGTGTGCACGCCGAGTCCGCCCGGGCCGGGCAGCCCTGCCAGCAGTGCGTCCGCGACGGTACGCAGCCGAGCGGACAGCTCGGGGTGCGTGGCTGATCCCGCGATGACCGCGCCGTTCACCGCCGAGGCGGTGTTGCCCCACAGCACCGACGGCGATCCCTGCACGGCATCCACCAGAGGAGCCAGCAGATCGCGGACGAGCCCGACCGCCCACGCGTCAAGCGGACCCGGTCGCGCTCGGTCCAGCGCCCGCGAGGCGACCGACAGCTCGAAACCGCCACCGAGCGACGGGATCCACCACAGATCGTCGACTCCCACCGGCAGGAGGACCCCGTCCCGTGCCGCCAGGCCCACCCACGGCGAGACCAGGCGCGCGACGAGTCCGAGGTGCATCACCGAGGCGGCCACTCGCAGCTCGACCCGCGACGGGTCGAGGCCGACGCCCGAGGCGAGGTACGCGCGCACCTGCTCCACCCGTGGCGCAGGATCGGCCAGCAGGTCGGTGACCGGGCTCCACGGCGCGGGTGGCGGACCCTCGCCGTGGGTACGCACGACGAAGAACGGCCCCAGATCCCGCAGTGCATCGAGGGATCCGGGGCCGAACGGTCGTGCGTGGGTCACCTCAGGGACGCCGGCGCCGTGTCCCGCCGTGCCGGCTCGGGCGCGCTCGGAGGTGTGAGGACGCGTTCGGCCATCGGCGCGAACACCAGCCCGATCGCGCCCCACAGGATCACCTGCGCGAGCAGCGAGTAGATCCGGAAGGTCGCCAGGGTGTCGGCCGGGAAGCCGGGGTAGACGATGCGGCCCTGTGCGTCCTTGAGCGGCAGCGGCGTCTCGGTGGCGTGCCGCCCGAACGTGTGCACGTTGGCCGCCAGCTCACCGAACGACGGCAGCAGCGCCATCACGATGCCGACCGCGACGACGTACGCCGCGCCGGCCGCCAGTGCCGCGTTCCAGGTGCCGAGCCGCGCCTGCAGCCACCGACCGAGCAGTACCGCGCCGATCAGCAGCAGTACCGCCGCCAGCGTCATCGTCAGGTAGAGCACCGACCGACTGCGGATGGTGTCCTCGTGCCCGATGGCCGGGGGGTTGGCGGGGTACTTCAGGAACGGGACGACGTACATCGACAGCAGCCCGCCCCCGGCGACGAGCAGGGCGAGCGTACGTGCCCGCACGCCGCCGACGCGGCCGAGGCAGATCGTGTAGGTGACCGCGAAGAGCAGGCCCATGGCGACACCGAAGAAGACCATGCCGACGCCGATGCCGACGTTGGCCTGGACCGTGCGGCTGAAGATGTCCGGGCCCATCGCCGGGACGGCCTGACCGGCCGCCTTGTCCAGCGCGTCCTGGGCGGCGTCGCGCCCGCTCTCGTAGTTGATGGCCGCGGAGATCTGCGGCTCAGCGAAGATTCGTGCGAAGACGAATGCCAGGAGCCCGCCGACGGCGCCCGCGAGGGCGCCGCGCAGGATCAGTGCGCGTTCCATATCGAGTTGTCCGTCCGGCCGGGGTCAGTGGCAGGGGAACCCGAGGAAGTGACGCGAGTCGTGGACGAACTCGTGGATGTGGGTGTCGCTGCCGAAGACGGAGAACGCGCCCTGGTCGACGCCGATGAAGTAGTAGAGGGCCAACGCGACGATGGCGGCACCGAAGATCCACGCGAACGCGCGTGCCTCCGAGGTGACGACGGGCGTGGCGGATGCGCGCGCCGTGGGGGCGGTGTTGGGAATGGTGCTCATGGTGGTACCTCTCAGCAACGGGATCGTGCGTCCCTTGGCAGAAACAGAACAACGACGGGTGAGTTCCTGACTGCGGGGACCGGAATCCCCTCTCACAGTGGCGCGACCGTGCCGGATTCTCACCGGCTTCCTCGGTCCCGTCGCGGGGTCAGTCAACCACCCCCGGACCCGGGCGTCGAGGCGCCCCGCTCCTACGCACCGTCGCCAGGTCGCGCAGGCACGCGGACGGGGGCCGGTGACGTCGTCGTCACCGGCCCCCGTGCTCCCTTTCCCCCTGGAGGGTCTGATCAGCCGACCGGCTGCAAAGGCACCTCCGCGTCGGTCGACTCATCCGGTGTACGTCGAGCGACGGCCTGCGCGTACCGGGTGCCCGCCGCGAGCAGCAGCAGGCCGACAGCCATGAAGGATCCGGCCCGGACCAGACCGTCGAGCGCGGCCAGGTCGTAGAGGAACAACTTGGCCAGGGCGGCCGCCACCAGTCCCAGACCGGCGACCGTGAGCCCGGCGGTGTTGGTCGTGGACCTCAGTCCCAGGGCGAGGGCCGCCATGGCCCCGGCCATCAGCGCGGCGGACACGACCAGTTGCGCGGCGTGGTAGCCGCCCTCGCCGCCCACTCCGGCCCCGAAGGTGAGGACGGTGACCAGCAGGCTCCAGAACGCCGGGACGGGTGCGATCAGCAGCAGCGGCAGCTGGGCCGGGCCGCTCGTCACCCGTCGGGCCGACCACAGGGTGCCGAGCACCGCGGCCAGCACGACCAGGCCGGCGAGCGCGTCGGTCGGACCGGTCGTCCGGGCGGCGTAGGCCGCGTCCCACGCGACCGCGGGATGCACCAGGTCGGCCTGCACGCCGACCGCGAGGATCGCGAAGAACGTGCCGATCCCCCAGACGGGCAGCGACCGCTGCTGATGGGCAGCAGCGAGCAGCCCGAGGGCCACGACGGCGATCAGGGCGGGGAGCAGGTGCCCGCGCGTGGTGGTTACGCACACCTCCAGGCCCGCGATGCTCGCGACGACCGCGGCCGCCGACAGGGTGAAGGCACCGACCGGCCGGGCGATGACCAGCGCGGCCACGGTGACGGTCGCCAGGACGGCCGCGGCGAGGATGCTCCACGGTCGCTCGATCATCGGGATCGCGACGAGGAACGGCAGGGACGCCACGGCGTACACCAGCGCGCCCACCGGATCGGCGCCCTTGCCCCGAGGCAACAGCACGGCCACCAGGTCGAGTGCTGCACACGTCGCGGCGGCGACGATCCGCAGCACGAAGTGGTCGCCGTCGTGGAAGACCTCCGCGACGAGCAACGCCAGGACGACGGGGATCGTGCGGACCGGGCCGACCGTCACCCAGCCGCGCAGCTTCTCCGGGACGATGCCCGCGGCCTGCAGCAGGAGCAGGAAACCCACGAGTTCGAGGTTCACGTCACCGGTGATGAAGGGGGCCAGGCCGACGATAGCGAGGAACGCCAGGACGGTCATCGGCTGCGAGCGCCAGTACGTCGACAGGGTCACCGCCCCGGTCGCGACCGACCCGGCGAGCGCGAGCCCGGCGATCGGGGAGAGCCAGTGGTAGTAGTCGGTCGTCGCGACGACCACCATGAAGAGCCCGGCGAAACCGGTCGTGGCGAGGGCGACGGCGCCGGTGCGGCCACCGGTGCGCCCGAAGAGCCGGACGCCCGCGGCGATGAGGACGACGGAGAGCGCGCTGCCTGCGCCCACCCGGGCCGCGGGGCCGAAGTAGCCGGCCTGTGCGGCCAGCACAAGCATCATCACCACGCCGATCAGCGTGATCAGGACGCCGAGTCCGGCGAGCAGTCGGCTGATGACGCCGTCGCGCTGCCACCACGGGGTGCGCGGCGGGGGCGGAATGGTCGGCGGCGGGGGTGGATAGCCGCCACCCGGCATCTGCGGACCGGCTGCGTACGGCTGCTGGTGCGGGCGGGATGCGTACGGCTGCTGCGGACCGGCGTGGGGCTGTGAGTTCGACGCTCCGACGTACGACTGGGCCGAGATCCCTCCCCCGGCGTTCAGAGGGAAGGGCGCGCGCTGCGGACCCGGTCCGCCGGCGGCATGGAAGACCGCCGGCGGTCGACCGTCTGCCGGCGGTGTTGGCTGGGTGGGTTGGGTATCTCGGGACGGGGTGGGGAGCTGTGGTGTGTTCATGCGCTTCAGCCTGCTGACCTACGGTGATACGCGGATCGGGGCGATTACGCACCCCGCGTGAGTACTTCTACTCAGGCGGCCGGGGCGGACCGCGTAGGAGAGCGGGCACGTCCGGGTGGTCAGTCCAGGCCCTGCTCCAGGGCGTAGCGCGCCAGCTCTACACGGTTGCCCAGGTGCAGCTTGCGCAGCGTCGCCTGCACGTGGTTCTCCACGGTGCGGTGGCTGATCCCGAGGCGGGTCGCGACCTGCCGGGCCGACAGGCCCTTGGCCACGAGTCGCAGCACCTCGGTCTCGCGGTCGGTGAGGGCGGGCAGACCGGGCGTCGCATCGGTCGGTGCGGCGTTCGCCGTACGGCGGTATTCGCCGAGCACCAAACCGGCCAGGCCGGGCGTGAAGACCGCCTGCCCGTGGGCGGTGCGGGTGACGGCGTCGATCAGCTCCGGGGCGGACGCACTCTTGACCAGATAGCCGCTGGCGCCGGCCTTGACCGCGTCGAGCACGTCGTCGCGTTCGGACGATGCCGACAGCACCAGCACGTGGGTGTGCGGCGACACCTCGCGCACCGCGGCGGTGGCCTCGACCCCGCTGCCGTCGGGCAGGTGCATGTCCATCAGGGCGACGGTGGGGACGGTCGCTGCCGCCCGGCGCTGTGCCGTGGCGACTGAGTCGGCGGTCGCCACGACCTCGAACCCGGCGTCGGTCAGATCGCGGCTCACGCCGTCGCGCCACATCGGGTGGTCGTCGACCACCATCACGGTGATCGCGGCGGCCTCGCTCATGTCGTCCCCTTGGCCAGGTGGATCTCCCACTCGGTGCCCACTCCCGGACCAGTCTCCAGCACGGCGGTGCCACCGAGAGCGCGTACGCGGCCCTGGATGGAGTCGGCGACGCCCATCCGCCCTTGGGCGCGCGCCTGGTCCAGCCGGCCGGGCGGGATGCCCGGCCCGTCGTCGCGCACCGTCAGCACCACCTCGTCCCCGAGGTCCTCCAGCAGCACGTACGACGACGCGTCCGGCCCGGCGTGCCGCTCGGTGTTGTGCAGGGCCGTGCGGACGACGGCGACCAGCTCGTCGACCCTGTGCCGAGGCAGCTCGATCGCGTCGGCGGGTGCGGCGAAGGTCGCGGTCGGAGGCAGCACCGCGCGCACGGCGTCGCGCAGGTCCGTGTGGGCAGTGGATCGCTGGTCCGGCAGCGCGCGGGACCGGCTCAGCAGCACCCGCAACGCGTCCTCCTGCTCGCCTGCCAGCTCCGCCAGGCGCGCACCCTCGCCGCCGACCTCGCGCCCGCGGCGGCGGACGAGGGCGAGCACCTGCAGCACCCCGTCGTGCACCTCCCGCGCCAGCCGGTCGCGCTCGTCGGTCGCGGCCTGCATGCGGATCGCGGTCTGCAACTCGGTGTGCGCGCGCCGGGCGATCTGGGCGCCCGCGCCGATCGCCAGACCGACCGTGCCGAGGATCGGCAGCGTCGCGTCGAAGAACCACCGGCCGAGCTGGTCCAACGCGCTCAGACAGACCAGGCCGATGACCAGCCCGGCGATCATGCCCGCGATCCGTCCGCGCAGGATCGCAACGGAGACAACGGCGTTCGCCACCCAGAAGGTGGTCGGCAGCGGTTGTTGATGCACGTAGAAGTGGTGCGGCACGACGGCGATCGTGCTGAGGACCAGCAGCAGGGTGACGACGACCTCGGCGACGACGAGCGGCGTACGCCGGGTGCGCGGGAGCAGGTAGGCGACGCCGAGGTAGGTCGTCCAGGCCAGCTGCAGGGCGATGAGGACCCAGCTCAGGGCGACCCGGTCGTAGTGGCCGTGCTGCACGATCTGGACGCCGACGGCGTACGCCATGGTGGCGAGGCGGAAGACCTGCGCGGCACGCCAGATGGGGAGCGTGCCGTCGGTGTCCCGCGCGCTGTCGGGCCGGACGTTGGAGCTCACGCACACGGTGTAGCACCTCGGGGGCCGCGCGCGCGCCCGCTCGCGCGGGTCCGTCACCCGACCGTGGCACAGATAGGCCCGAGAGCCACAGGTCGTCCTGTGGCTCTCCGACCTACCTGCGCCAGAGTGGGTCAGGGGGCAGGGACGGGCAGCGGGGTGTCGGCGACCGGCTCGGGCACGTGCTCGGTCGACGTACGCGCGAGCACCGCGGCGCCGGCGGCGAGGACCGCGAGGCCCGCGACGCCGGACACCACGAACGCGGGACGGACGCCCAGCAGGACCCCCAGCAGCCCTCCCAGCGCGATAGCGGCGGTCGACGACGTCTGCATGAGCCCGTTGACCGCGGCGGACACCCGGCCGCGCTGAGCCGACGGCGTGCGGGTGATGAACAGGGCACCGAAGCTTGCGTTGGAGATGCCCACTCCCGCCCCGACGACGACGAGCAGACCGAAGTACGCGATCACTGTGGTGGCCACGCCGAGGACTCCGAGCGCAGCGGCCGCGGCCGACAGACCGGTGAGCATCGCCCACGCGCGGGTCCGATCACGCGCGATCCGTCCGGCGAGCGCCGCGCCGGCGACCGTGCCCACGCCCGCTGCGATCTCGGAACAGCCGAACTGCGCGGCGCTCACCCCGATGTCGTGCCGCGCCAAGGAGACCTCGAGGACGTTCAACCCCTGCAGGACCACGACCAGCGGCACCATGCAGGAGAGCAGGCACCAGAGCAGCCGGTCACGGCGCACCGCGCCCAGGTCGGGCATCAACAGCTGCCGGAGTCCGGGTCCGGTGGCTTCGGCGGCCAGGGCCCGTCGGCGCACCTTCAGCCGCAGCGCCACCACGGCCAGGTAGAGGTAGCAACCGGCGGCGACCAGCATCGCACCGCCACCGCCGACGGCGCTGTAGAGGACACCCCCCGCCCCGGCCCCGAGCGGCGCCAGCGCCGCGGTGAGCGCCTGTTGTCCACCGACGGCGGCTCCGACCCTGTCCTCGCCCACCACCATCGGCACCAGCACGCTCCACACCGGCGCGATCAGGGAGGTCCCGACGCTCAGCAGGGCGATCGCCGCACAGGTGAGGGCGAAGCCGGGCGATGTGGCGAGCACCAGACAAGCGGCGACCTCGGCCGCGATGCCGACCATGAGCACGCCTTGGGAATCGCGATGGTCGGCGGCTCGCCCGATCGGGCCGGCACAGAGGATGACCGGCACCACCTCGGCGAGGAGCAGCACCATGATCCGGCCCGAGCCCGCCCCCTGCGCGGTCAGCCGGAGCAGCTGCACGATGAGCACCATCCCCGCCCCCGCGGCGGCGACGGAACGACCGACGGCCAGCCTGCGGAAGTCACGCACGCGCCAGACCGAGTCGTGAAGGGTTTGTTTCATATTGTGAAGTTACTGCTTCACGTCGGTATCTGCAAGAGTTGCAGCCATGGATCTGCGCATCTTCACCGAACCCCAGCAAGGCGCGTCGTACGACGACGTGCTGCGCGTCGCCCGAGCGACCGAGGACCTGGGCTTCGACGCCTTCTTCCGCAGCGACCACTACCTGCGGATGGGTGACGGCAACGGAGCGCCCGGTCCGACCGACGCCTGGATCACGCTGGCCGGCCTGGCACGGGAGACCTCCCGCATCCGGCTCGGCACACTCGTCACATCAGCGACCTTCCGCCACCCCGGCCCGCTGGCGATCTCGGTGGCCCAGGTGGACCAGATGAGTGGCGGCCGGGTTGAATTCGGTTACGGAGCAGGCTGGTTCAGCGCCGAGCATGCGGCGTACGGGATCCCCTTCCCACCAGTGAAGGAGCGCTTCGACTGGCTCGAGGAGCACCTCGCCGTCATCACCGGCCTTTGGTCGACGCCGGCGGGCGAGACCTTCTCCTACGACGGTGCGCACCTGCAGCTGCACGATTCCCCGGCCCTGCCCAAACCGGCGCAGGCCCGGGTGCCGGTCATCATCGGCGGCCACGGCAAGCGACGCACGCCGGCGTTGGCGGCGCAGTACGCGACCGAGTTCAACGTGCCGTTCTCCAGCCTGCCGGACACGTCCGCCATCTTCGAGCGGGTGCGAGCCGCCTGCGCCGAGCGCGGCCGGGACGCGGGCGAGCTCACCTGGTCGGCCGCACAGGTCGTGTGTTGCGGCAGAACCGAAGAGGATCTTTCACGACGCGCCGCGGCGATCGGCCGCCCGCTGGGCGACCTGCGGGAGCACGGCCTCGCCGGTACGCCGGCCGAGGTGGTGGACGCGCTCGGCCGGTTCGCCGAGGCCGGGGTGCAGCGGGTCTACCTGCAGGTGCTCGACCTCGCCGACCTGGATCACCTGGAGGTCATCGCCTCTGACGTCCTGCCGCAGGTCGGCTGAGCCATGGCGCGACGGGAGCGGACGGAGCGCACCCTCACCGACGTCCGTGCGCTGCGCGCACTGGCGCATCCGGTGCGTCAGCAACTCGTCGAGGACGTGCTGAGCACGGATGAACCGCTCACGGCGACGGAGGCTGCGGCCCGGTGTGGGATCACCCCGTCGGCGATGAGCTACCACCTGCGCGCGCTGGAGAAGTGGGGGATGGTCGAGCGGGTCGACTCCGGCGACGGGCGCGAACGACCGTGGCGCAAGACCGCGGACGGGTTCAAGATCGACAACTCGGACGGCACCGACATGCCGCTCGCCGAGCAGGAGACGGTGGTCACCGAGTTCCTGCGCTCCGCCACCCAGAACCTGGTGTCCGGGATGCGTGAGGACGACGACTCGCTGACGCTCTGGCGCGCGAGCCTGCTGCTCACCGAGCAGGAGACCAACGAGCTGGACGCCGAGCTCTCCCGGCTTCTCGACCGGTACCGCGACCTGCACGAACCCGGCGACCCGGGCGTGAAGCGGCGTCGTACGTTCTGGCTCAATGCCTCCGCGGAGCCGCGACCGACCGACTGAGGGCCGCCCCCGTCATCGAGCGAAGCGGTCATGTCCCCACCACTCGAGCATGAAGGCTCCGCTCGATGGAGAGAAGGGGTGCGCGGTCAGTCGATGGCGGCGCGGTAGCGCGCGACGGCCTGTTGCACGAGCCGCTCGTCAGCTCCCAGCGGCGCGGTCACGAGGTCGGCGCCGGCCTGGTGCAGCTTGTCGTGGAAGTGTCCGGGGCCGAGCAGGTAGGCCGCGATGGCGACCCGGCTCGCGCCGTCGGCACGCAGCCGGGCGACCGCTTCGGGGATGCTCGGCGAGCTCGCGGATCCGTAGCCCAACAGCACCGGGCCGGACCCGGCGCGGCGTTCGGCGAAGAGAGCAGCGGCCTGCTCGGCGTCCCGCGCCGCCTGCGGCCGGCTCGAGCCCGCCGCTGCGAAGACCACCGCGTCGCTCGGCTCGACGCCCGATTCGGCGCACCGCGCGATCATCGTGTCGGCGAGCAGGGGCGCCGGGCCGAGCGCGCTCGTCGCCCGGGTACCCGGATGGGCACGGACCACCCGGTCGATGTCGACCTCGACGTGGTAGCCGGTCGAGAGCAGCAGCGGCACGATCACGGGCGGGTTGGACGCGTCGTACAGATCGGCGACGACGTCGCCCGGGCCGGGTGCCTGGACGTCGACGTACGCCGCCTGGACGCGGACGCCAGGCAGCTCCCGTCGTGTCGCGGCGAGCAGATCGAGCACGACCTGCTGACCGGCCGGGTTGGCGGTGCCGTGTGCGCAGAGAACGAGCGGCGGCATCCGGATCGCGTCGTCGTTCAGGAGATTCCGAGGTCGTTCGGGCCGTACGCCCACAGGTAGGGCACGCCGCCGTCGGCCTGGATCCGCTCGGCGGCACCGGTCGCCCGATCGGCGATCACCGCGACGGCGACCACCTCGGCGCCCGCCTCGCGCGCGGCGGTGACCGCGTCGAGCGCGGACCCGCCGGTGGTGGAGGTGTCTTCGACGATCAGCACCCGGCGACCCTGGATCGAGGGACCCTCGACGCGTTGCTGCAGCCCGTGCGACTTGCCCTGCTTGCGCACCACGAACGCGTCCAGCGCCGGTCCGTCGTCGTCGGCGGCAGCCGCGTGCAGCATCGCGGTGGCGACCGGATCGGCGCCCATGGTGAGCCCGCCGACCGCGTCGTACGCGAGATCGCGGGTGAGGTTGAGCATCACGCGGCCGACCATCGGGGCGGCCAGCCCCGAGAGGGTGATCCGGCGAAGGTCGAGGTACCAGTCGGCCTCCTTGCCGGAGGACAGCGTCACCCGGCCGTGCACGATCGCTCGCTCCTGGATCTGCTGCAGGAGGTTGCGGCGGTCGACTTCCACGGAGTGCGTCACGGCGAAGGAGCCTAGCCGGGGTTACTTCTGCGGGCGGTGGGCGCTCGCCAGGCGGCCGCGGCGTACGAGCGGACGCGGGACCGTACGCAGCGCGGTGGTGATGACCTTGTACTGCAGCCCCGGCACCGAGATGACCTTGCCCTTGTCGACATCGGCCAGGCAGTCGCGCACGAGCCGGTCGGCCTGCAACCACAGGAACTCCGGCGAGCCCTTGTGGTTGATGCCGGCGCGCTCGTGGAACTCGGTGTGCGTGAAGCCCGGGCACAGGGCCGTCACGGTCACGCCGGTGCCGACGAGCTCACCGGCGAGGGACTCCGAGAACACGGTGACGTAGGACTTGGCGGCCGAATAGGTACCCGAGGCCATGAAACTCGCCACCGACGACACGTTGACGATCGCGCCGTGGCCGCGTTCCTTCATCGCGAGCGCCGCCGAGTGCGAGAGCACCATGACGGTGCGCACGAGGATGTCGAGCGAAGCGATCTCGTCCTGCACGTCGTTCTGCAGGAAGCGCTTCTTGAGCCCGTACCCGGCGTTGTTGACGAGCAGATCGACGGGCCGCTGCGGTTCGCTGAGCCGCCAGGCGACCTTCTGTACGTCGAGGGGATCGGTGAGGTCGGCGGTCACCACCTCGACGCTGACGCCGTGCCGCGCCTCGAGGTCGGTCTTGAGCGCCTCCAGCCGGTCGGTGGAGCGCGCGACGACCACCAGGTCGTACCCGCGCTCGGCGAGCTGGGCGCAGAACGTGGCACCGATGCCCGCGCTGGCTCCGGTGACGAGGGCGGTCTTCGCGTGGTTACTCATGGGTTCGGAGTGTAGGCAGCCTGCCGCGCCCGACGTCGGGTCGGCGCCCGCCCAACGAGCTCGAGGCGAGGTACGGGACGGTTCACGCATCGTTCACGCCGGGTTCAGCAACTGACGGTGGCGACCGCGGACGCACAGTCATTAGACAGGCCATCATGCGAACCCTCACGACATTCAGCCGGTGGAAGCGACGGGGCGTGACCGCCGTCGTCGCCACTGCGCTGGTCAGCGGCGGCCTCGCGGCCACGTCCGCGGCGTCCACCCCCACGGTCCACAAGGGCCTCACGATCTCCAGCACGGGCCTGCGTCCCGGGCAGATCAAGCACGTCTGGCTGATCATCCTGGAGAACAAATCGTACGACGCGACGTTCACCGGCCTCAACCAGAACAGCTACCTGTGGAAGACCCTGCCCAGCCAGGGCGTCCTGCTGAAGAACTACTACGGCACCGGGCACTACAGCCAGGACAACTACATCTCGATGGTGTCCGGGCAGGCGCCCGAGCAGGACACCCAATCGGACTGCAGCGTCAAGGACTTCGACTTCGGCAGCAACAAGGACATCGTCAAGACGGGCGTCGACCGCGGCCAGGTCGCCTCACCGGCGAAGGCGAACGCCGCCAACGGATTGAACGGCTGCACCTACCCCCGCGACACTCCGACCCTCTTCAACCAGCTCGACGCGGCGCACGAGAGCTGGAAGGGCTACGCGCAGGACCTGGGCAACCAGGCCGGCCGCGAGGACGCGGCCTGCGGCGGTCCGGGCACCTCGGCGAACGACCCCACGACCAACCCCCGCTACATGAGCGCCGACCCGGCACACCCGCTGCCGCCGGGCGTCACCAGCCTCACCGGCGCCCAGGCGAACGACCAGTACGTCGCCAAGCACTTCCCCTTCCCGTGGTTCCACGGAGTGACCGGCACCAAGAACGCCGACGGCAGCACCACCCCGGGGTTGACGACACCGGCCGGCGGTGGCTCGGACTGCGACTCCAAGCACATCGCCAACCTGGACAACGCCGGCAACGGGCTCTTCCACGACCTGCAGAAGTCCTCGACCACCCCGGCGTTCTCCTGGATCACGCCGAACAACTGCAGCGACGCGCACGACGCGATCTGCAAGGGCAACAACCTGTCCGGGTCCTTCTCC
Coding sequences within:
- a CDS encoding CbtB domain-containing protein, translating into MSTIPNTAPTARASATPVVTSEARAFAWIFGAAIVALALYYFIGVDQGAFSVFGSDTHIHEFVHDSRHFLGFPCH
- a CDS encoding response regulator translates to MSEAAAITVMVVDDHPMWRDGVSRDLTDAGFEVVATADSVATAQRRAAATVPTVALMDMHLPDGSGVEATAAVREVSPHTHVLVLSASSERDDVLDAVKAGASGYLVKSASAPELIDAVTRTAHGQAVFTPGLAGLVLGEYRRTANAAPTDATPGLPALTDRETEVLRLVAKGLSARQVATRLGISHRTVENHVQATLRKLHLGNRVELARYALEQGLD
- a CDS encoding (2Fe-2S)-binding protein gives rise to the protein MTHARPFGPGSLDALRDLGPFFVVRTHGEGPPPAPWSPVTDLLADPAPRVEQVRAYLASGVGLDPSRVELRVAASVMHLGLVARLVSPWVGLAARDGVLLPVGVDDLWWIPSLGGGFELSVASRALDRARPGPLDAWAVGLVRDLLAPLVDAVQGSPSVLWGNTASAVNGAVIAGSATHPELSARLRTVADALLAGLPGPGGLGVHTGLVGTSRFRRRSCCLIYRVGGDVRPRAVCGDCILATS
- a CDS encoding DUF2339 domain-containing protein, with protein sequence MNTPQLPTPSRDTQPTQPTPPADGRPPAVFHAAGGPGPQRAPFPLNAGGGISAQSYVGASNSQPHAGPQQPYASRPHQQPYAAGPQMPGGGYPPPPPTIPPPPRTPWWQRDGVISRLLAGLGVLITLIGVVMMLVLAAQAGYFGPAARVGAGSALSVVLIAAGVRLFGRTGGRTGAVALATTGFAGLFMVVVATTDYYHWLSPIAGLALAGSVATGAVTLSTYWRSQPMTVLAFLAIVGLAPFITGDVNLELVGFLLLLQAAGIVPEKLRGWVTVGPVRTIPVVLALLVAEVFHDGDHFVLRIVAAATCAALDLVAVLLPRGKGADPVGALVYAVASLPFLVAIPMIERPWSILAAAVLATVTVAALVIARPVGAFTLSAAAVVASIAGLEVCVTTTRGHLLPALIAVVALGLLAAAHQQRSLPVWGIGTFFAILAVGVQADLVHPAVAWDAAYAARTTGPTDALAGLVVLAAVLGTLWSARRVTSGPAQLPLLLIAPVPAFWSLLVTVLTFGAGVGGEGGYHAAQLVVSAALMAGAMAALALGLRSTTNTAGLTVAGLGLVAAALAKLFLYDLAALDGLVRAGSFMAVGLLLLAAGTRYAQAVARRTPDESTDAEVPLQPVG
- a CDS encoding DedA family protein, which translates into the protein MHSLGPSFMDPNYLLGQFGGAFFWFSILIVFIECGVLFPFLPGDSLLFSIGLFTATSSTSGFHIPLWQTMPLLMIAAFAGNVAGYEIGRVAGARLYERDGRVVKRSHFDKTSAFFDHHGNKALVIGRFVPVVRTFITLVAGASRMDRRRFFTWSAVGAVLWVAIVTLAGLALGKTFPGLGKNIDVVILAVVLVSLLPALFEWWRHRKATKELIDESADAVEKVAHRD
- a CDS encoding MFS transporter; the protein is MKQTLHDSVWRVRDFRRLAVGRSVAAAGAGMVLIVQLLRLTAQGAGSGRIMVLLLAEVVPVILCAGPIGRAADHRDSQGVLMVGIAAEVAACLVLATSPGFALTCAAIALLSVGTSLIAPVWSVLVPMVVGEDRVGAAVGGQQALTAALAPLGAGAGGVLYSAVGGGGAMLVAAGCYLYLAVVALRLKVRRRALAAEATGPGLRQLLMPDLGAVRRDRLLWCLLSCMVPLVVVLQGLNVLEVSLARHDIGVSAAQFGCSEIAAGVGTVAGAALAGRIARDRTRAWAMLTGLSAAAAALGVLGVATTVIAYFGLLVVVGAGVGISNASFGALFITRTPSAQRGRVSAAVNGLMQTSSTAAIALGGLLGVLLGVRPAFVVSGVAGLAVLAAGAAVLARTSTEHVPEPVADTPLPVPAP
- a CDS encoding CbtA family protein yields the protein MERALILRGALAGAVGGLLAFVFARIFAEPQISAAINYESGRDAAQDALDKAAGQAVPAMGPDIFSRTVQANVGIGVGMVFFGVAMGLLFAVTYTICLGRVGGVRARTLALLVAGGGLLSMYVVPFLKYPANPPAIGHEDTIRSRSVLYLTMTLAAVLLLIGAVLLGRWLQARLGTWNAALAAGAAYVVAVGIVMALLPSFGELAANVHTFGRHATETPLPLKDAQGRIVYPGFPADTLATFRIYSLLAQVILWGAIGLVFAPMAERVLTPPSAPEPARRDTAPASLR
- a CDS encoding LLM class F420-dependent oxidoreductase translates to MDLRIFTEPQQGASYDDVLRVARATEDLGFDAFFRSDHYLRMGDGNGAPGPTDAWITLAGLARETSRIRLGTLVTSATFRHPGPLAISVAQVDQMSGGRVEFGYGAGWFSAEHAAYGIPFPPVKERFDWLEEHLAVITGLWSTPAGETFSYDGAHLQLHDSPALPKPAQARVPVIIGGHGKRRTPALAAQYATEFNVPFSSLPDTSAIFERVRAACAERGRDAGELTWSAAQVVCCGRTEEDLSRRAAAIGRPLGDLREHGLAGTPAEVVDALGRFAEAGVQRVYLQVLDLADLDHLEVIASDVLPQVG
- the macS gene encoding MacS family sensor histidine kinase; translated protein: MSSNVRPDSARDTDGTLPIWRAAQVFRLATMAYAVGVQIVQHGHYDRVALSWVLIALQLAWTTYLGVAYLLPRTRRTPLVVAEVVVTLLLVLSTIAVVPHHFYVHQQPLPTTFWVANAVVSVAILRGRIAGMIAGLVIGLVCLSALDQLGRWFFDATLPILGTVGLAIGAGAQIARRAHTELQTAIRMQAATDERDRLAREVHDGVLQVLALVRRRGREVGGEGARLAELAGEQEDALRVLLSRSRALPDQRSTAHTDLRDAVRAVLPPTATFAAPADAIELPRHRVDELVAVVRTALHNTERHAGPDASSYVLLEDLGDEVVLTVRDDGPGIPPGRLDQARAQGRMGVADSIQGRVRALGGTAVLETGPGVGTEWEIHLAKGTT